Proteins encoded in a region of the Photobacterium profundum SS9 genome:
- the ptsG gene encoding PTS glucose transporter subunit IIBC, which translates to MNIFSTMQKMGRSLMLPVACMPAAGILLGIGGNSEVAKFLPDIVAQIMTEAGLGVFANMALLFAIGVALGFTKNDGVAALAATLGYLTMTRVLGVVAEGTDTGVFGGVIMGLVAAQLFNKYHDIKLPTYLGFFGGKRFVPIVTSLAACVVAAALALIWQPIGAGIAAFSEWAAYQSPEVAFGIYGIVERSLIPFGLHHIWNAPFFYEVGEFTTAAGEVVKGEIPRYLAGDPTAGNLAGGYMFKMFGLPAACLAMYVTAKKENKLMVASILGSAALTSFLTGITEPIEFAFLFVAPVLYVAHALLAGSAFVVMILLGIKHGTTFSHGLFDFTLLFGQSTNGWLLPVIGLVYAVIYFLVFVTLIKALDLKTPGREDKEEMSVAVNTSKDGLAQDIAMAFGGKENIKDLEACITRLRVTVFDSSKVDIPRLKALGAAGVFAKGDNYQAVFGTHSEIIKGQIEVLA; encoded by the coding sequence ATGAACATATTCAGTACAATGCAAAAAATGGGTCGCAGCCTTATGCTGCCAGTCGCCTGTATGCCAGCAGCGGGTATCTTACTTGGAATTGGCGGCAACTCGGAAGTCGCAAAATTCTTACCTGATATTGTCGCGCAAATAATGACAGAAGCAGGTCTAGGTGTATTCGCGAATATGGCATTGCTATTTGCCATTGGTGTTGCACTTGGATTTACTAAAAATGATGGTGTTGCAGCACTTGCAGCAACATTAGGTTATTTAACCATGACACGTGTATTGGGTGTTGTCGCTGAAGGCACTGATACAGGTGTATTTGGCGGCGTTATTATGGGGTTAGTGGCAGCGCAACTCTTTAATAAATACCATGACATTAAACTACCCACTTATCTTGGTTTCTTTGGTGGCAAACGCTTTGTTCCCATTGTGACGTCTTTAGCGGCATGTGTTGTTGCAGCTGCTTTAGCATTAATATGGCAACCAATTGGTGCAGGTATCGCAGCGTTCTCTGAATGGGCTGCTTACCAATCACCAGAAGTCGCATTTGGTATCTATGGTATCGTTGAACGTTCTTTAATTCCTTTCGGTTTACACCATATTTGGAACGCTCCTTTCTTCTACGAAGTTGGCGAATTTACTACAGCTGCTGGTGAAGTGGTTAAAGGTGAAATTCCTCGTTACCTTGCGGGTGACCCTACAGCTGGTAATCTAGCCGGTGGTTACATGTTTAAGATGTTTGGCTTACCAGCTGCTTGTCTTGCAATGTATGTAACGGCTAAAAAAGAAAATAAGTTAATGGTCGCGTCAATTCTAGGCTCTGCGGCACTAACATCATTCTTAACGGGTATTACCGAACCAATTGAATTTGCTTTCTTGTTTGTAGCACCTGTTCTTTATGTTGCACACGCACTGTTAGCCGGTTCTGCATTCGTTGTAATGATTCTGCTTGGCATTAAGCACGGTACAACATTCAGCCACGGTTTATTCGACTTCACGCTGCTTTTCGGTCAATCAACCAATGGCTGGTTACTCCCTGTTATCGGTCTTGTTTACGCTGTTATTTATTTCTTAGTTTTCGTTACTTTGATTAAAGCGTTAGATTTAAAAACACCAGGACGTGAAGATAAAGAAGAAATGAGCGTTGCTGTAAATACATCTAAAGATGGTTTAGCGCAAGACATCGCAATGGCATTTGGCGGTAAAGAGAATATCAAAGACTTAGAAGCTTGTATTACACGCTTACGTGTAACGGTATTCGATAGTTCAAAAGTCGATATTCCACGCTTAAAAGCACTCGGTGCGGCAGGTGTATTCGCAAAAGGTGATAACTATCAAGCAGTATTTGGCACACACTCTGAGATCATTAAAGGTCAAATAGAAGTGCTCGCATAA
- the pncB gene encoding nicotinate phosphoribosyltransferase → MNHTKLIGIIDSLLDTDAYKLHMQQAIYHQYPHVEAVAEFHCRSKEDLRPYAKAIQAQIQHISTLSFAQEELDYLASLSFFKKDYLTYLKDFSLNSEQVTVDGSGDQLSIKIKGKWIDIILWEVPLLAIICEIRSSICYPHSTADDAIAQLKTKIERFYLNAKTVDSATQTATDLSQFDLIDFGSRRRFSKDVHHKVVDYLAANVPEFKGTSNYHLARTRNLTPFGTQAHEWFQAHQQLTGELADSQQLALNRWLQEYPDSLGIALTDCINTDAFLRDFNSELSERFVGLRHDSGDPITWGEKAIKHYESLDIDLRTKSLIFSDSLTLDKALNIYKHFASRINVSFGIGTQLTCDLPGVETLNVVLKLTQCEGRPVAKISDEPGKIMCRDEDYLTQLRQAFKIAN, encoded by the coding sequence ATGAATCACACAAAACTCATTGGGATTATTGACTCCCTACTTGATACCGATGCGTATAAGCTGCACATGCAGCAAGCGATTTATCATCAATATCCACACGTAGAAGCCGTTGCTGAATTTCATTGCCGAAGCAAAGAAGACCTCCGTCCCTACGCCAAGGCAATTCAAGCACAAATTCAACACATCTCAACATTGTCATTTGCACAAGAAGAGTTAGATTACCTTGCATCACTCTCTTTCTTCAAGAAAGACTACCTTACTTATTTAAAAGACTTTTCACTCAACAGTGAACAAGTAACGGTAGATGGTTCAGGCGATCAGCTTTCAATCAAGATTAAGGGTAAGTGGATTGATATCATTTTATGGGAAGTCCCATTACTTGCTATCATTTGCGAAATACGTTCATCCATTTGTTACCCACACTCCACCGCAGATGACGCAATTGCACAGCTTAAAACTAAGATCGAACGTTTTTACCTAAATGCTAAAACGGTAGATAGTGCAACACAAACAGCCACGGATTTAAGTCAATTTGATCTAATTGATTTTGGTAGCCGTCGACGTTTCTCTAAAGATGTGCACCACAAAGTTGTCGATTATTTAGCGGCAAACGTACCTGAGTTTAAAGGAACATCAAACTACCATTTGGCTCGAACACGAAATTTAACCCCCTTTGGTACACAAGCACATGAATGGTTTCAAGCTCACCAACAATTAACCGGTGAACTTGCCGATTCACAACAGTTAGCATTAAACCGATGGCTACAAGAGTACCCAGATTCGTTAGGTATTGCCCTAACCGATTGCATTAATACCGACGCGTTTTTACGTGATTTTAACTCAGAGTTATCTGAACGTTTCGTCGGGTTACGCCACGATAGCGGCGACCCAATCACTTGGGGTGAAAAAGCCATTAAGCATTATGAATCTTTGGACATTGATTTAAGGACAAAATCTTTAATCTTTTCAGATAGCTTAACATTGGATAAAGCATTAAACATTTACAAACACTTTGCTTCACGTATTAACGTCAGCTTTGGGATTGGCACTCAATTAACGTGTGATTTACCGGGTGTTGAAACATTAAATGTTGTGCTAAAACTAACGCAATGTGAAGGTCGACCAGTGGCTAAAATCTCTGATGAACCAGGCAAAATCATGTGCAGAGATGAAGATTATTTAACGCAGCTTCGCCAAGCATTTAAAATTGCGAACTAA
- the pepN gene encoding aminopeptidase N encodes MSELSTQTASPKAKYRADYIKPDYTITDIDFEFDLYDTATHIVAVSKVVRQVETDAALVLNGDGLELVRVEVNGTAWSDYDVSESSLTLRSLPASFDLTIETLVNPEANTLLEGLYKSGGGFCTQCEAEGFRRITFYLDRPDVLARFTTKVIADKTSFPYLLSNGNRVAEGDLDNGRHWVQWQDPFPKPSYLFALVAGDFDVLRDKFKTMSGRDVELEIFVDKGNLDRADYAMASLINSMKWDEERFGLEYDLDIYMIVAVDFFNMGAMENKGLNVFNSKFVLANSKTATDTDYQGIEAVIGHEYFHNWTGNRVTCRDWFQLSLKEGLTVFRDQEFSSDLGSRAVNRIQNVRIMRGPQFAEDRGPMSHPIRPEKVIEMNNFYTLTVYEKGSEVIRMMHTLLGEEKFQAGIKLYFERHDGTAATCDDFAQAMEDASGVDLTLFRRWYSQAGTPVVTVTTDYNAEQKRYLVTIEQNTAPTAGQDDKLPLHIPMDIELYDSVGHVIALECNGEPIHHVLNVTEAKQVFEFDNVNEKPVISLFREFSAPVVLEYGYSDEELVFLMVHARNEFARWDAGQMLLAKYIRTNIANVQQGKDVELPESVIDAFRGALLDENLDPAFIAEMLALPSENEIAGWYKIVDVDAINAVAGKISAILAYALEDELTAIYRSLSQGEYNLAHEAMAKRALRNRCLSYLAHTEEGNKLVAEQYVSSDNMTDTMASMAAANNAELPCRAEQMTDFSDKWTHDGLVMDKWFMLQGANPAADSLANVRKTMSHPAFDLKNPNRTRNLVASFCANNPVRFHAKDGSGYAFLTEILTALNASNPQVASRLIEPFLKYRVYDEQRQALMRAELEKLAKLENLANDLFEKVQKALDQ; translated from the coding sequence ATGAGCGAATTATCGACACAAACAGCAAGCCCTAAAGCAAAGTACCGTGCAGATTACATAAAGCCAGACTATACAATTACCGATATTGATTTTGAATTTGACCTGTATGATACAGCAACCCACATTGTTGCAGTCAGCAAGGTTGTTCGCCAAGTCGAAACCGATGCGGCGTTAGTCTTAAATGGTGATGGGTTAGAGTTAGTTCGCGTAGAAGTTAATGGTACGGCATGGTCTGATTATGATGTGTCAGAGTCATCATTAACGCTACGTAGTTTGCCTGCAAGTTTTGATCTGACAATCGAAACATTAGTTAATCCAGAAGCTAATACATTGCTTGAAGGTTTGTATAAATCGGGTGGTGGTTTTTGTACTCAGTGTGAAGCTGAGGGTTTCCGTCGAATTACTTTTTATCTTGATCGCCCTGATGTACTTGCTCGTTTCACCACAAAAGTGATTGCCGATAAAACAAGCTTCCCTTATTTATTAAGTAACGGTAACCGTGTTGCTGAAGGTGATTTAGACAATGGTCGACATTGGGTACAGTGGCAAGACCCATTCCCAAAACCTTCTTACCTGTTTGCACTTGTTGCCGGTGACTTCGATGTACTGCGTGATAAATTCAAAACCATGAGCGGTCGTGATGTTGAGTTAGAAATATTCGTTGATAAAGGTAATCTTGATCGTGCAGATTACGCGATGGCTTCACTTATCAATTCAATGAAGTGGGACGAAGAACGTTTCGGCTTAGAATATGATCTTGATATCTACATGATTGTTGCTGTTGATTTCTTCAACATGGGCGCAATGGAGAACAAAGGCTTAAACGTCTTTAACTCTAAGTTTGTTTTAGCCAATTCAAAAACAGCAACTGATACTGACTATCAAGGTATTGAAGCGGTAATCGGTCATGAGTATTTCCACAACTGGACGGGTAACCGTGTTACTTGTCGTGACTGGTTCCAGTTAAGTTTAAAAGAAGGGCTAACGGTTTTCCGCGATCAAGAATTCTCTTCTGATCTTGGTTCTCGAGCAGTTAATCGCATTCAAAATGTTCGTATTATGCGTGGTCCTCAATTTGCTGAAGATCGTGGCCCTATGTCTCATCCAATTCGCCCTGAAAAAGTGATTGAGATGAATAACTTTTATACGTTAACAGTGTATGAGAAAGGCAGTGAAGTCATTCGTATGATGCATACTTTATTGGGTGAAGAGAAATTCCAAGCAGGTATCAAACTGTACTTTGAGCGTCATGATGGTACAGCGGCAACATGTGATGATTTTGCACAAGCAATGGAAGATGCATCGGGTGTTGATCTTACTCTGTTCCGTCGCTGGTACAGCCAAGCGGGTACACCTGTAGTAACGGTTACAACCGATTATAACGCAGAACAGAAACGTTACCTTGTCACTATTGAGCAAAATACAGCCCCGACAGCTGGCCAAGACGATAAACTTCCGCTTCATATCCCAATGGACATCGAATTATATGACAGCGTAGGTCATGTTATCGCCTTAGAGTGCAATGGCGAGCCAATTCATCACGTACTTAACGTGACTGAAGCTAAACAAGTTTTTGAATTCGATAATGTAAATGAAAAACCTGTTATTTCATTATTCCGTGAATTTTCTGCGCCCGTTGTATTGGAATACGGTTATTCTGATGAAGAGTTAGTGTTCTTGATGGTGCATGCGCGTAACGAGTTTGCACGTTGGGATGCGGGTCAAATGCTACTTGCTAAGTACATTCGTACAAATATTGCCAATGTGCAGCAGGGTAAAGACGTTGAACTTCCTGAATCGGTAATTGATGCTTTCCGTGGTGCGCTATTGGATGAAAATCTGGATCCTGCATTCATTGCCGAAATGCTGGCATTACCAAGTGAAAATGAAATTGCAGGTTGGTATAAGATCGTTGATGTTGATGCGATCAATGCGGTTGCGGGCAAGATCTCTGCGATCTTAGCTTATGCACTAGAAGATGAACTTACTGCCATTTATCGCTCTCTTTCTCAAGGCGAGTATAATTTAGCTCATGAAGCAATGGCTAAACGCGCACTGCGTAACCGTTGCCTTTCTTATCTTGCTCATACTGAAGAAGGTAATAAGTTAGTTGCAGAGCAATATGTGTCTTCAGATAATATGACAGATACAATGGCATCAATGGCTGCTGCAAATAATGCAGAATTACCATGCCGTGCAGAGCAAATGACAGACTTCAGTGATAAATGGACACATGATGGCTTGGTAATGGATAAGTGGTTCATGTTGCAAGGTGCAAACCCTGCGGCAGATTCACTGGCTAATGTGCGTAAAACAATGTCTCATCCAGCATTTGATTTGAAAAACCCGAATCGAACCCGTAACTTGGTTGCAAGCTTTTGTGCTAATAACCCAGTTCGCTTCCATGCAAAGGATGGTTCAGGTTATGCGTTCTTGACCGAGATTCTAACGGCACTGAACGCAAGTAACCCACAGGTTGCTTCACGCTTGATTGAACCATTCTTGAAGTACCGTGTATATGATGAACAGCGTCAGGCATTAATGCGAGCAGAATTAGAAAAATTAGCGAAGCTTGAAAACCTCGCTAACGATCTATTCGAAAAAGTGCAGAAGGCGTTGGATCAATAG
- a CDS encoding DUF2835 domain-containing protein, with the protein MTTYTFSMNISYQSYLNHYSGAASTVLVVTDSGLKLQLPASRFRPFLSQLGVRGRFRIVVNTQNKFEKIEQI; encoded by the coding sequence ATGACGACGTATACATTTTCGATGAACATTAGCTACCAGTCTTATCTTAACCATTATTCTGGTGCAGCTAGCACGGTACTGGTCGTAACAGATAGCGGACTTAAACTTCAACTGCCAGCCTCGCGCTTTCGTCCATTCTTGAGCCAATTAGGTGTAAGAGGGCGTTTTAGAATTGTAGTGAACACACAAAATAAATTTGAAAAGATAGAACAGATCTAA